One part of the Eucalyptus grandis isolate ANBG69807.140 chromosome 10, ASM1654582v1, whole genome shotgun sequence genome encodes these proteins:
- the LOC104423995 gene encoding putative F-box protein At5g60060: MTFSSFLQRLRSPVQALMEGTGKRPWSDLPPEILSMIGDRLHTRMDVLRFRGVCSSFRSSIPRPGHDASRFPFRIPTNTPRSALFLRASTVYAVETPDGTASSGRARWLLKLEESEPGRMRILSLFSRQRIAYLPHEFPEVLDSLQFRIVEICREYTLEYGGGTGGLVQGVRKVVMHPDCVGSDVDRCSVYFIDGKGRLGYWRYGDENWSHIDDSQGSGYDDIAVYDSRVCVVDQFGSVSEIDSSFGLQSLSPPIYSGNHRGSGGFWKQLVVSSGDLYLVDRYTESIAYTEKTRPTCDFRVYRLDRQWGRWEEARSLGDPAFFLCKHCSFAVSALELGGGNGNCIYYTEDTYSHYSMEIVKVFSLADRSIKWLKYSDWCARLFQLPNGHA, encoded by the coding sequence atgactttctcctccttcctgcAACGCCTGCGATCACCAGTGCAGGCTCTCATGGAGGGAACCGGGAAACGTCCATGGTCCGATCTCCCGCCGGAGATTCTCTCCATGATCGGCGATCGTCTCCACACTCGCATGGACGTCCTCCGGTTCCGCGGCGTCTGCTCTTCGTTCCGCTCCTCGATCCCCCGGCCCGGCCACGACGCCTCGCGGTTCCCTTTCCGCATCCCTACTAACACGCCGCGCTCCGCCCTCTTCCTCCGCGCGAGCACGGTCTACGCAGTCGAGACGCCGGACGGAACCGCCTCCTCCGGTCGCGCGCGGTGGCTGCTGAAGCTTGAGGAGTCAGAGCCCGGGCGCATGCGGATACTCAGCCTCTTCTCGCGGCAGCGGATCGCGTACTTGCCCCACGAGTTCCCGGAGGTACTCGATTCTCTCCAATTCCGAATCGTCGAGATCTGTAGAGAATACACGCTCGAATATGGCGGTGGAACCGGAGGCCTCGTTCAAGGTGTACGGAAAGTAGTAATGCATCCGGATTGTGTAGGGTCTGATGTGGACCGGTGTTCGGTTTATTTCATTGATGGAAAAGGGCGATTAGGTTATTGGAGGTACGGGGATGAGAACTGGAGCCATATAGATGATTCACAGGGCAGTGGTTACGACGACATTGCAGTTTATGACAGTAGAGTTTGCGTCGTCGATCAGTTTGGGTCAGTTTCGGAGATCGATTCATCTTTCGGACTTCAAAGTCTCTCACCGCCAATATACAGTGGCAACCACCGCGGCAGCGGTGGCTTTTGGAAGCAGTTGGTGGTGTCAAGTGGTGATCTTTATTTAGTGGACAGATACACCGAGAGCATCGCGTACACTGAGAAAACACGGCCGACGTGTGATTTTAGGGTCTATAGGTTGGATCGACAATGGGGGAGATGGGAGGAGGCGAGAAGCTTGGGCGATCCGGCCTTCTTTCTTTGCAAGCACTGCTCGTTCGCGGTCTCGGCACTCGAGCTTGGCGGGGGCAACGGGAATTGCATCTACTATACGGAGGACACTTATTCCCATTACTCGATGGAAATCGTTAAGGTGTTCAGCCTGGCGGATCGCAGCATAAAGTGGTTGAAGTATTCCGACTGGTGTGCTAGACTATTCCAGCTTCCTAACGGGCATGCCTGA
- the LOC120288825 gene encoding putative F-box protein At5g60060, which yields MALGSRGGSGLVLRRGWLGTAGTQTRRQSSGMAEWLAASSWATAAVVARSGVYDGKVCIIDGSGSVSHIDSSFRLQSFSLPIHDRRRRGSGYWKHLVVSSGDLYAVDRFVRQGVYASDPEYMKTYGFRVYRLNHRCGRWEEVRSLGNSAFFLCKLCSFAVPARELGGRDGNCIYYAEKTGSFFSREDLKVFSLADRSIKCLGFSDFIWRLPT from the exons ATGGCGTTAGGATCCCGCGGTGGCTCGGGGCTGGTGCTGCGGCGGGGCTGGCTCGGCACGGCGGGGACCCAGACACGGCGGCAGTCGTCGGGGATGGCGGAATGGCTCGCGGCTTCGAGCTGGGCGACAGCAGCAGTGGTGGCGCGGAG TGGAGTCTATGATGGCAAAGTCTGCATCATTGATGGGTCGGGGTCGGTTTCGCACATCGATTCTTCTTTCAGGCTTCAAAGTTTCTCGCTGCCAATCCACGACCGCCGTCGCCGCGGCAGCGGATATTGGAAGCATCTGGTGGTGTCGAGTGGTGATCTTTATGCAGTGGACAGATTCGTTAGACAGGGTGTGTATGCGAGTGACCCAGAGTACATGAAGACCTATGGTTTTAGAGTCTATAGGTTGAATCACCGATGTGGGAGATGGGAGGAGGTGAGGAGCTTGGGCAATTCGGCTTTCTTTCTCTGCAAGCTCTGCTCGTTCGCCGTCCCGGCGCGCGAGCTTGGCGGGCGCGACGGGAACTGCATTTACTACGCGGAGAAGACCGGTTCCTTTTTCTCGAGGGAAGACCTTAAGGTGTTCAGCTTGGCGGACCGTAGCATCAAGTGCCTGGGCTTCTCTGACTTCATATGGCGCCTCCCGACTTGA
- the LOC104422816 gene encoding putative F-box protein At5g60060, whose protein sequence is MDPTERRPSSDLPPDILSMIGGRLDNPMDILRFRSVCSPFRSSIPPLRRNTSRVAFQVPCPTSEAVFPRPSAAVFLCWSTVYALETPEGAASGPARWLLKLEELELGRVRILSLFSQGRMAFLPREFPKVLDFLQFRMVEICREYTLDYDSRTRGLVHVEGIRKVLMHPDCVGSDLDRCSVYFIDEYGQLAYWRYGDENWSHLDHPEDFVFDDIAVYNGKVCAVDYFGLVWEINESFGLQPFPTSIYGSNSNHHPDDDGKYLVVSSGDLYVVDTYYRDGANESHPFYTVNTSMDYFRVFRWDRQRRRWEEVRSLGNSAFFLCKRRSFALPPCELGGCHGNCIYYAEEADSIFSMIDVKVFSLADRSIKCLDFSDSILGMMNTSRLK, encoded by the coding sequence ATGGATCCGACCGAAAGACGTCCATCGTCCGACCTCCCACCGGATATTCTCTCCATGATCGGCGGGAGGCTCGACAACCCCATGGACATCCTCCGATTCCGCAGCGTCTGCTCTCCATTCCGCTCCTCGATCCCTCCGCTCCGCCGCAACACCTCGCGAGTCGCTTTCCAGGTCCCTTGCCCGACGAGCGAAGCCGTCTTCCCCCGCCCGAGCGCCGCCGTCTTCCTCTGCTGGAGCACGGTCTACGCCCTCGAGACGCCGGAGGGAGCCGCCTCCGGTCCCGCGCGGTGGCTGCTGAAGCTTGAGGAGCTGGAACTCGGGCGCGTGCGGATCCTCAGCCTCTTCTCGCAGGGGCGGATGGCGTTCTTGCCCCGCGAGTTCCCGAAGGTACTCGATTTTCTCCAATTCCGAATGGTCGAAATCTGTAGAGAATACACGCTCGATTATGATAGTCGAACCAGAGGCCTCGTTCATGTTGAAGGTATACGGAAAGTATTGATGCATCCGGATTGTGTGGGGTCTGATTTAGATCGGTGTTCAGTTTATTTCATTGATGAATATGGGCAGTTAGCTTATTGGAGGTACGGAGATGAGAATTGGAGTCATTTAGATCATCCAGAGGACTTTGTATTCGATGACATCGCAGTCTATAATGGCAAAGTCTGCGCCGTCGATTATTTCGGGTTGGTTTGGGAGATCAATGAATCGTTCGGGCTTCAACCTTTTCCGACGTCAATCTATGGCAGCAACAGCAACCACCACCCCGATGACGACGGGAAGTATTTGGTGGTGTCAAGTGGCGATCTTTATGTAGTGGACACATACTATAGGGATGGTGCAAATGAGAGTCACCCATTTTATACTGTGAATACGAGCATGGATTATTTTAGAGTCTTTAGATGGGATCGACAACGGAGGAGATGGGAGGAGGTGAGAAGCTTGGGCAATTcagctttttttctttgcaagcGCCGCTCGTTCGCCCTCCCACCGTGCGAGCTTGGTGGGTGCCACGGGAATTGCATCTACTACGCGGAGGAAGCCGATTCCATTTTCTCAATGATAGACGTGAAGGTGTTCAGTTTGGCAGATCGTAGCATCAAGTGCCTGGACTTCTCTGACTCCATACTGGGCATGATGAACACCTCCCGACTCAAGTAA
- the LOC104429020 gene encoding putative F-box protein At5g60060 translates to MEETGKRPWSDLPPEILSIIGNRLHTRMDVLRFRGVCSSFRSSIPRPRHDASRFPFRIPTSTPRFALFLRASTVYAVETPDGAAPSGRTRWLLRLEESELERMRILSLFSHRRIAYLPHEFPEVLDSLQFRIVEIFREYTLECGGGTGGLVQCAQKVVMHPDCVGSDVDRCSVYFIDKIGRLGYWRYGVENWSHLDDSQGGGYDDIAVYEGRVCVVDQFGSVSEIDSSFGLQSLSPPIYSGNHRGSGGFWKQLVVSSGDLYLVDRYTESIAYTEKTRPTCDFRVYRLDRQWGRWEEARSLGDSAFFLCKHCSFAVSALELGGGNGNCIYYTEDTYSYYSMEIFKVFSLADRSVKCLGFSDSLWRLPT, encoded by the coding sequence ATGGAGGAAACCGGGAAACGTCCCTGGTCCGATCTCCCGCCGGAGATTCTCTCCATAATCGGCAATCGTCTCCACACTCGCATGGACGTCCTCCGGTTCCGCGGCGTCTGCTCTTCGTTCCGCTCCTCGATCCCCCGGCCTCGCCACGACGCCTCGCGGTTCCCTTtccgcatcccaactagcacgCCGCGCTTCGCCCTCTTCCTTCGCGCGAGCACGGTCTACGCCGTCGAGACGCCGGACGGAGCCGCCCCCTCCGGTCGCACGCGGTGGCTGCTGAGGCTCGAGGAGTCGGAGCTCGAACGCATGCGGATCCTCAGCCTCTTCTCCCACCGGCGGATCGCGTACTTGCCCCACGAGTTCCCGGAGGTACTCGATTCTCTCCAATTCCGAATCGTCGAGATCTTTAGAGAATACACGCTCGAATGTGGCGGTGGAACCGGAGGCCTCGTTCAGTGTGCACAGAAAGTAGTGATGCATCCGGATTGTGTAGGGTCTGATGTGGACCGGTGTTCGGTTTATTTCATTGATAAAATAGGGCGATTAGGTTATTGGAGGTACGGGGTTGAGAACTGGAGCCATTTAGATGATTCACAGGGCGGTGGTTACGACGACATTGCAGTTTATGAAGGTAGAGTTTGCGTCGTCGATCAGTTTGGGTCAGTTTCGGAGATCGATTCATCTTTCGGACTTCAAAGTCTCTCACCGCCAATATACAGTGGCAACCACCGCGGCAGCGGTGGCTTTTGGAAGCAGTTGGTGGTGTCAAGTGGTGATCTTTATTTAGTGGACAGATACACCGAGAGCATCGCGTACACTGAGAAAACACGGCCGACGTGTGATTTTAGGGTCTATAGGTTGGATCGACAATGGGGGAGATGGGAGGAGGCGAGAAGCTTGGGCGATTCGGCCTTCTTTCTTTGCAAGCACTGCTCGTTCGCGGTCTCGGCACTCGAGCTTGGCGGGGGCAACGGGAATTGCATCTACTATACGGAGGACACTTATTCCTATTACTCGATGGAAATCTTTAAGGTGTTCAGCTTGGCGGACCGTAGCGTCAAGTGCCTGGGCTTCTCTGACTCCTTATGGCGTCTCCCGACTTGA
- the LOC120289202 gene encoding putative F-box protein At1g65770 translates to MENTVPWSDLPKELWCMIGKKLDTPTDVRRFRSVCSSWRSLIPPLPHGNNPPLFPLQLPLRPGQKPAFVTRSTIYRLQPPEESGPAFAWLVKLEGSGEPGRPLRLLSPLSKELIKYKPGSFPSVLNTLDFRVTEIVKEYAVEVDDGANFRRVAKVALFPDSAWADAGECAVVGILEGGKLGHWRYGDEEWSVIEGQDCHFDDVMVYKGQFYAVDRLGTVSWIDPSFRVVPFSPPMCGGGDRKHMVEAGGDLYVVDRYLERAALTRYRNNREVGSETVKFRVYRLDQEWGKWDEVRRLGDVALFLGDHSCFSVSVQEFGGCVGNCIYFTELSNFYGVEVHVFCMEDHSIKRAAFSPDYLRILWPPPAWISPSPCPLDPKT, encoded by the coding sequence ATGGAGAACACCGTGCCATGGTCCGATCTCCCCAAAGAGCTCTGGTGTATGATCGGGAAGAAGCTCGACACCCCTACCGACGTCCGCCGGTTCCGCAGCGTCTGCTCTTCTTGGCGTTCTCTGATCCCTCCGCTGCCCCATGGCAATAACCCTCCTCTGTTTCCCCTGCAACTCCCTCTCCGGCCGGGCCAAAAGCCCGCCTTCGTCACTCGATCCACGATCTACCGCCTCCAGCCGCCGGAAGAATCCGGCCCGGCCTTTGCCTGGCTGGTCAAGCTCGAGGGATCCGGCGAGCCGGGCCGCCCGCTCCGCCTCCTGAGTCCGCTCTCGAAGGAGCTGATCAAGTACAAGCCCGGTTCTTTTCCTAGCGTGTTGAACACTTTGGACTTCAGGGTCACCGAGATTGTTAAAGAGTACGCTGTCGAGGTCGATGACGGGGCCAATTTCCGCCGTGTCGCGAAGGTAGCTTTGTTCCCTGATTCCGCGTGGGCCGATGCAGGGGAGTGTGCGGTGGTTGGGATTCTTGAGGGAGGGAAATTGGGGCATTGGAGATATGGGGATGAGGAATGGAGTGTGATCGAAGGCCAAGATTGTCATTTTGATGATGTCATGGTCTACAAAGGGCAGTTCTATGCTGTGGATAGGCTTGGGACCGTATCATGGATCGACCCGTCTTTCCGGGTCGTGCCATTCTCACCACCCATGTGCGGTGGCGGCGACAGGAAGCACATGGTGGAGGCAGGCGGTGACCTCTACGTGGTGGACCGGTACCTCGAGAGGGCCGCTCTGACAAGGTACCGGAACAACCGGGAGGTCGGCTCGGAGACGGTTAAGTTTAGAGTGTATAGGTTGGATCAAGAATGGGGCAAATGGGATGAAGTGAGGAGGCTCGGTGATGTGGCCCTGTTTCTGGGTGATCACAGTTGCTTCTCAGTGTCTGTGCAAGAGTTCGGTGGGTGCGTTGGGAACTGCATTTACTTCACTGAGTTGAGTAATTTTTATGGTGTTGAAGTCCATGTCTTTTGCATGGAGGACCATAGCATCAAGAGGGCGGCGTTCTCGCCGGACTACTTGAGGATCCTGTGGCCGCCCCCGGCTTGGATCAGCCCGAGCCCATGCCCCCTCGATCCGAAAACATGA
- the LOC104422814 gene encoding putative F-box protein At5g60060 — translation MDQAERCRWSDLPPEIVSMIGKRLHTRMDALRFRSVFSSFRSSIPSPRRDASRFPLRIPCSRSSHSVFLRGSTVCVLETPEKSSGSGVPSPPRSRWLVKLQESSLGDLQLLCPFSKRRVTYLPRNFPKVIDSLESRIVEICREFRIECATLGIALGVSKVVVSPDCVWTDLDKLEVYSIREQGRLGY, via the coding sequence ATGGATCAAGCCGAGAGATGTCGATGGTCCGATCTCCCGCCGGAGATCGTCTCCATGATCGGCAAGCGGCTCCACACTCGCATGGACGCCCTCCGGTTCCGCAGCGTCTTCTCCTCGTTCCGCTCCTCGATCCCTTCGCCTCGCCGCGACGCCTCGCGATTCCCTCTCCGAATCCCTTGCTCCCGGAGCTCCCACTCCGTTTTCCTCCGCGGCAGCACGGTCTGCGTCCTCGAGACGCCGGAAAAATCCTCCGGTTCGGGCGTCCCGAGCCCTCCTCGATCCCGGTGGCTGGTGAAGCTCCAGGAGTCGAGCCTCGGCGACTTGCAGCTCCTCTGCCCCTTCTCGAAGCGGCGCGTCACTTACTTGCCCCGCAATTTCCCCAAGGTAATCGACTCCCTCGAATCCAGGATCGTGGAAATCTGTAGGGAATTCAGGATCGAGTGCGCTACGTTGGGCATCGCTCTCGGTGTAAGCAAAGTAGTGGTGTCCCCAGATTGTGTATGGACTGATCTAGATAAACTTGAGGTCTATTCCATCAGAGAGCAAGGGCGGTTAGGTTACTAG
- the LOC104422813 gene encoding putative F-box protein At1g65770 — translation MENTVPWSDLPKELWCMTGKKLDTPTDVRRFRSVCSSWRSLIPPLPHGNNPPLFPLQLPLRPGQKPAFVTRSTIYRLQPPEESGPAFAWLVKLEESGEPGCPLRLLSPLSKEPIKYKPGFFPSVLNTLDFRVTEIVKEYAVEVDDGANFRRVAKVALFPDSAWADAGECAVVGILEGGKLGHRRFGDEEWSVIEGQDCHFDDVMVYKGQFYAVDRLGTVSWIDPSLRVVQFSPHMCGGGDRKHMVEAGGDLYVVDRYLERGAARYRNDPEVGSKTVKFRLYRLDQEWGKWDEVRRLGDVALFLGDHSCFSVSVQEFGGCVGNCIYFTELSDFYGVKVLVFCMEDHSIKRAAFSPDYLRILWPPPAWISPSPCPLDPKNMRTVY, via the coding sequence ATGGAGAACACCGTGCCATGGTCCGATCTCCCCAAAGAGCTCTGGTGTATGACCGGGAAGAAGCTCGACACCCCTACCGACGTCCGCCGGTTCCGCAGCGTCTGCTCTTCTTGGCGTTCTCTGATCCCTCCGCTCCCCCATGGCAACAACCCTCCTCTGTTTCCCCTGCAACTCCCTCTCCGGCCGGGCCAAAAGCCCGCCTTCGTCACTCGATCCACGATCTACCGCCTCCAGCCGCCGGAAGAATCCGGCCCGGCCTTTGCCTGGCTGGTCAAGCTCGAGGAATCCGGCGAGCCGGGCTGCCCGCTCCGCCTCCTGAGTCCGCTCTCGAAGGAGCCGATCAAGTACAAGCCCGGTTTTTTTCCTAGCGTGTTGAACACTTTGGACTTCAGGGTCACCGAGATTGTTAAAGAGTACGCTGTCGAGGTCGATGACGGGGCCAATTTCCGCCGTGTCGCGAAGGTAGCTTTGTTCCCTGATTCCGCGTGGGCCGATGCAGGGGAGTGTGCGGTGGTTGGGATTCTTGAGGGAGGGAAATTGGGGCATCGGAGATTTGGGGATGAGGAATGGAGTGTGATCGAAGGCCAAGATTGTCATTTTGATGATGTCATGGTCTACAAAGGGCAATTCTATGCTGTGGATAGGCTCGGGACCGTGTCATGGATCGACCCGTCTTTGCGGGTCGTGCAATTCTCGCCACACATGTGCGGTGGCGGCGACAGGAAGCACATGGTGGAGGCGGGTGGCGACCTCTACGTGGTGGACCGGTACCTCGAGAGGGGCGCTGCGAGGTACCGGAACGACCCGGAGGTCGGCTCGAAGACGGTTAAGTTTAGATTGTATAGGTTGGATCAAGAATGGGGCAAATGGGATGAAGTGAGGAGGCTCGGTGATGTTGCCCTGTTTCTGGGTGATCACAGTTGCTTCTCAGTGTCTGTGCAAGAGTTCGGTGGGTGCGTTGGGAACTGCATTTACTTCACTGAGTTGAGTGATTTTTATGGTGTTAAAGTCCTTGTCTTTTGCATGGAGGACCATAGCATCAAGAGGGCGGCGTTCTCGCCGGACTACTTGAGGATCCTGTGGCCGCCCCCGGCTTGGATCAGCCCGAGCCCATGCCCCCTCGATCCGAAAAACATGAGGACAGTTTACTAG
- the LOC104422811 gene encoding ganglioside-induced differentiation-associated protein 2, which yields MCAVLSRAEQEQLIEKLQIFKINGRDKRGRKILRIVGKFFPARFLSAEVVNEYLEEKIYPRLSKKRFSVVYVHSEVQRSDNFPGFSALRSIYDSIPAQIKDNLETVHFVHPGLQARLFFATFGRLLFTGGLYGKLNYVNRLDQLWDHVRRGEVEIPEFAREHDEDLQYRPMMDYGLESDHARVHGAPAADSSVSMYSMRCIS from the exons ATGTGCGCGGTCCTGTCTCGGGCCGAGCAAGAACAGCTGATCGAGAAGCTCCAGATCTTCAAGATCAATGGCCGGGACAAGCGCGGCCGCAAGATCCTCCGCATCGTCGGGAAGTTCTTCCCAG CTCGGTTCCTGAGCGCCGAGGTGGTGAACGAGTACCTGGAGGAGAAGATCTATCCGAGGCTGAGCAAGAAGCGGTTCAGCGTGGTGTACGTGCACAGCGAAGTCCAGAGGAGCGACAACTTCCCCGGATTCTCGGCGCTCCGATCCATCTACGACTCGATCCCGGCCCAGATCAAGGACAATCTCGAGACCGTCCACTTCGTCCACCCGGGCCTCCAGGCCCGCCTCTTCTTCGCCACCTTCGGCCGCCTTCTCTTCACCGGCGG GTTGTACGGGAAGCTGAACTACGTGAACCGGCTCGACCAGTTGTGGGACCACGTTAGGAGGGGCGAGGTCGAGATACCAGAGTTCGCCCGGGAGCACGACGAGGATTTGCAGTACCGTCCGATGATGGACTACGGCCTGGAGAGCGACCACGCTCGGGTCCACGGCGCACCGGCAGCAGATTCCTCGGTGTCCATGTACTCCATGCGGTGTATCTCGTGA
- the LOC108955805 gene encoding putative F-box protein At5g60060 has translation MDRAERCRWSDLPPEILSMIGKRLHTRMDALRFRSVCSSFRSSIPPPRRDAPRFPLRIPCSWSDHSVFLHDSTVCVLETPEKASGSGVPSPPRSRWLVKLQESSLGDVQLLSLFSQRRITYLPPNFPKVIDSLEFRIVEICREFRIEYGTSGIVPGIRKVVVSPDCVWTGLDELEVYSVENEGRLGYWKYGDENWTYLDDQNGCSYDDIIVYEGKVCVVDQSGMVSLIDSSFRTLQKFSPPIYTGGGGHSNCKYLVVSGGDLYVVDREIDVNMDEFLVPHFKETFGFRVYRLDRRCGKWVDVGSLGDMAFFLGKHCSYAISVHELGGCNANCIHFMENTALPYSRDKVNVFSLEDRSVKPLDFLPFLVST, from the coding sequence ATGGATCGAGCCGAGCGATGTCGATGGTCCGATCTCCCGCCGGAGATCCTCTCCATGATCGGCAAGCGGCTTCACACTCGCATGGACGCCCTCCGGTTCCGCAGCGTCTGCTCCTCGTTCCGCTCCTCGATCCCTCCGCCTCGCCGCGACGCCCCGCGATTCCCTCTCCGAATCCCTTGCTCGTGGAGCGACCACTCCGTTTTCCTCCACGACAGCACGGTCTGCGTCCTCGAGACGCCGGAAAAAGCCTCCGGTTCGGGCGTCCCGAGCCCTCCTCGATCCCGGTGGCTGGTGAAGCTCCAGGAGTCGAGCCTCGGCGACGTGCAGCTCCTCAGCCTCTTCTCGCAGCGGCGAATCACTTACTTGCCCCCCAATTTCCCCAAGGTAATCGACTCTCTCGAATTCAGGATCGTGGAAATCTGTAGGGAATTCAGGATCGAGTACGGTACGTCGGGCATCGTTCCCGGCATAAGGAAAGTAGTGGTGTCCCCAGATTGTGTATGGACTGGTCTAGATGAACTTGAGGTCTATTCCGTCGAAAATGAAGGGCGGTTAGGTTACTGGAAGTATGGGGATGAGAACTGGACCTATTTGGATGATCAAAATGGGTGTTCTTATGATGACATCATAGTGTATGAAGGCAAAGTCTGTGTGGTTGATCAGTCCGGGATGGTTTCGCTGATCGATTCGTCATTTAGGACTCTTCAGAAGTTCTCGCCACCAATCTACACCGGCGGCGGTGGCCACAGCAATTGCAAATATTTGGTGGTGTCGGGTGGTGATCTGTATGTTGTGGATAGAGAGATTGATGTAAATATGGATGAATTTCTTGTCCCTCATTTTAAGGAGACATTTGGTTTTAGAGTCTATAGATTGGATAGACGATGTGGGAAATGGGTGGATGTAGGAAGCCTGGGCGACATGGCTTTCTTTCTCGGCAAGCACTGTTCGTACGCCATCTCTGTGCACGAGCTCGGTGGATGCAACGCGAATTGCATCCACTTCATGGAGAACACCGCTTTGCCTTACTCGAGAGACAAAGTTAATGTGTTTAGCTTGGAGGATCGTAGCGTCAAGCCGCTGGACTTTCTCCCCTTCCTAGTGAGCACATGA